CGCCCATCTCGAACGCCGTGCCGGGCAACTCACCGCCGAACAGCTGACTACTTGCGCCCGCGAACTCAAGCGCGATGTGCGCCAGATTCGCGAGCAACTGCGACAGATGCTCAAGCGCCTGCGTCCGCACGGACTCGATGCCGCCGGTCTGAGCAGTGCGCTGCGCGAGCTGGTCGATGGCTGGCGGCAGCGGGAAACCGGCATCGGTTTCAGCCTGGAGATCGCGGCAGACCTGCCGCCCGTAGACGCGGAGGAAGCGCTGGTGATTTATCGGATCGTGCAAGAAGGGCTGACCAATGTCGTGCGCCACAGCGGCGCCACGCACTGCGGGATCGTGGTCGGACATGCGCCGGACGGTCTGTTTGTCCATGTCGCGGACGATGGCAAAGGCCTGCCCGAGGTGGGCATCGCCCGGCGCGGCGGACTGCTCGGCATGGAAGAACGCCTGGCCATGGCCGGCGGCCACCTGCGCGTGAACCATCGCCCACCGCACGGCCTATCCCTGGAAGCCTGCCTGCCCCGCCCGCATCCGCCCCGTACGGATAAGGAGGACGCATGATCCGCATCATTCTGGTCGATGACCATGCCGTGGTCCGCTCCGGGTATCGCCGCCTGCTCGACCATGAGCCGGGCTTCGCAGTGATTGGCGAAGCCGCGAGTGCCGACGAGGCGTATGCGCTGGTCGTCCAGCAAACCCCCGATGTGGCGGTGGTTGACCTCAGCCTGCGCGGCAGCAGCGGCCTTGAAGCGATCCGCCGCATTCTGAGCCGGGCACCGCAAACCCGGATTCTGGTGTTGTCGATGCACGAAGGCGCCGGCCATGTCACCCAGGCCCTGCGCAGCGGCGCACTCGGCTATTTGACCAAATATAGCGAACCGGAATGCGTGATCGAGGCGATCCGCAAGGTCGCCCACGGTCAACGTGCCTTTTCCCCCGAAATTGCCCAGGTCCTGGCCGATGAAGCACTTGCCGGAGAGCGCCCCCTGGCCGACCTGACCCCGCGCGAATTCGAAGTGCTGCGCCTGCTGGCCCATGGGGAATCGGCACTGGGTATTGCGCAATCGATGCACTTGAGCCCCAAGACCATCCTCAATTACCTGTCGCTGATTCGCCAGAA
This genomic window from Dechloromonas sp. ZY10 contains:
- a CDS encoding response regulator; its protein translation is MIRIILVDDHAVVRSGYRRLLDHEPGFAVIGEAASADEAYALVVQQTPDVAVVDLSLRGSSGLEAIRRILSRAPQTRILVLSMHEGAGHVTQALRSGALGYLTKYSEPECVIEAIRKVAHGQRAFSPEIAQVLADEALAGERPLADLTPREFEVLRLLAHGESALGIAQSMHLSPKTILNYLSLIRQKLDAESDFKLLHLAARHGLVNLPSPRSC